The Megachile rotundata isolate GNS110a chromosome 11, iyMegRotu1, whole genome shotgun sequence genome includes a region encoding these proteins:
- the LOC100881181 gene encoding breast cancer anti-estrogen resistance protein 3 homolog isoform X2, with translation MGKSASKLKPRRSQSIAWSFRFPSMGTLQNLGASGRRRKKNGISSSASCKDLCQKRHTVHLQPEVIIQKEPSLLVTPPSPDQSSEEIRRLSEAKTDETEEEEVVDRREDLDSCLGEPVAKRVDDNDYSNLPMDPPEESTRKLLERELRLLDPRDLRSHAWYHGSTLRGGRKGAEAEVPNDGDFLVRDCASQPGNYVLTVRWKGQPLHFVINRVVIQPETVYERAQYQFEDEAFDTVADLITFYVGSGRPISQASGARIITPKPRSVPLTCVPAAPNNQHCSSPSSSSLSTGSPPRLPRKQQRSHSLTAQHHPSDQHDARSASNQQTPAPHVPVQSSTLPRVPPIQNQPPSCSLSLGRQKITRVTSDPALQQQQQPVLQQPSLNHQNSHGTAPPKPPRVPYVLNHQHHPHHHHHHHHHHHQGYQASGSDSGNGSGDSEFETNNSGGTSNPSSSVAIKGVVIRSHYNTSNDGTNGNNGNEYELSAEEQLVVAAPSLEITTALDIEGFTTLLLPAGEHRPLDPTALRGVSGMLHDSAPRVLASHLTKIDLEIALQPGPGNRNGLSGIELATLPHGRQARIDLIERSECLKLLVAVTVLAGATAIERAATISKWIKVAIDTKTALGNLYGFCGVMLGLCLPQIQRLANTWHLLRQKHTDEAFSFEAKLRPTLRAMNECTNPQAPNTTLPHLLPIALLGERGPEDILGTVTPSGLAAAILSPWENSAPDCGLSIVWSHLESARKMAENLPLFRRNAEIVLEGSRSDELLSDAFRTEFHIKFLWGSRGATVAPEERHLKFTQVLDAMFDKCSTSEVAA, from the exons ATGGGAAAGTCCGCCAGCAAATTGAAACCACGAAGGAGCCAGA GCATAGCATGGAGCTTCCGGTTTCCATCTATGGGCACCCTGCAAAATCTAGGCGCCAGTGGTCGTCGTCGGAAGAAGAACGGCATATCCTCTTCGGCATCTTGTAAGGATCTCTGTCAGAAACGACACACGGTCCACCTACAGCCGGAAGTTATTATTCAGAAGGAACCCTCTCTACTCGTTACCCCTCCATCACCGGATCAATCCAGCGAGGAAATTAGAAG ATTGTCGGAGGCGAAAACCGACGAGACGGAAGAGGAAGAGGTGGTGGACAGAAGGGAGGACCTGGACTCCTGTTTGGGCGAACCCGTTGCCAAAAGGGTTGACGACAACGACTACTCGAATCTACCCATG GATCCGCCAGAGGAGTCGACACGCAAGCTTCTGGAGCGGGAACTTCGACTTCTGGATCCTAGAGATCTTCGATCTCACGCCTGGTATCATGGCAGTACTCTTCGTGGCGGTAGGAAAGGCGCTGAAGCGGAAGTGCCGAACGACGGTGACTTCTTGGTCCGCGACTGTGCTTCGCAACCCGGTAACTATGTGCTCACGGTCCGATGGAAGGGTCAGCCCCTTCATTTCGTCATAAACAGG GTAGTGATCCAACCAGAAACCGTGTACGAGAGAGCGCAGTACCAGTTCGAGGACGAAGCGTTCGACACGGTCGCGGACCTGATAACCTTCTACGTGGGTAGCGGAAGACCCATAAGCCAAGCTAGCGGTGCTCGTATAATCACCCCGAAACCAAGATCTGTTCCCTTAACCTGCGTGCCAGCTGCCCCCAACAACCAGCACTGTTCCAGTCCTTCCTCCTCGTCCCTATCAACCGGATCCCCCCCTCGTCTACCTCGAAAACAGCAGCGAAGTCACTCGCTGACGGCCCAACATCACCCCTCGGACCAACACGATGCTCGTTCAGCGTCGAACCAACAGACCCCAGCTCCCCACGTGCCGGTCCAGTCGAGCACCCTGCCACGCGTCCCTCCGATCCAGAACCAACCACCTTCGTGTTCCCTGTCCCTGGGTCGTCAGAAAATCACCAGGGTGACATCAGACCCGGCGCttcaacaacagcaacagccgGTACTTCAGCAACCTAGTCTGAATCATCAAAACTCCCATGGAACAGCTCCGCCGAAACCGCCGAGGGTGCCGTACGTCCTCAACCATCAACATCATCCGCATCATCACCACCATcatcaccatcaccatcatcagGGTTACCAAGCGTCAGGCAGCGACAGTGGGAACGGATCAGGGGACAGTGAGTTCGAGACGAACAACTCCGGAGGCACCAGCAACCCGTCCTCCTCGGTAGCCATCAAGGGTGTCGTGATTAGAAGCCATTACAATACCAGCAACGATGGTACCAACGGAAACAACGGGAACGAGTACGAATTATCGGCCGAGGAACAATTAGTCGTGGCCGCGCCGTCGCTGGAGATTACCACTGCCCTGGACATCGAAGGGTTCACCACGTTGTTGCTACCAGCAGGGGAGCACAGACCTCTGGATCCGACTGCTCTCAGAGGAGTGTCAGGGATGCTGCACGATTCTGCTCCCAGAGTGCTAGCCTCGCACTTGACCAAGATCGACCTTGAGATAGCTCTTCAGCCTGGTCCAGGAAACCGAAACGGTCTCAGCGGAATAGAGTTAGCTACTTTACCTCATGGTAGACAAGCCAGAATAGATCTGATCGAACGATCCGAGTGCTTAAAGCTTCTCGTAGCTGTGACCGTGCTGGCCGGAGCCACTGCCATCGAGAGAGCTGCCACCATCAGCAAGTGGATCAAGGTTGCCATCGACACCAAGACTGCCCTGGGCAATCTGTACGGCTTCTGCGGAGTGATGCTCGGTTTGTGTCTGCCTCAGATCCAAAGGTTGGCTAACACGTGGCACCTGTTGAGGCAGAAGCACACGGACGAGGCCTTCAGCTTCGAGGCCAAGCTCAGACCCACCCTCCGGGCAATGAACGAGTGCACCAACCCTCAGGCACCCAATACGACACTGCCACACCTGCTGCCTATCGCTTTGCTCGGTGAACGAGGTCCCGAGGACATTTTGG GAACCGTAACTCCATCGGGTTTGGCAGCAGCGATCCTGTCCCCGTGGGAAAACTCAGCGCCAGATTGTGGTTTATCCATAGTGTGGTCGCACTTGGAATCTGCTCGCAAGATGGCAGAGAACCTGCCACTGTTTCGTAGGAACGCGGAGATCGTGCTGGAAGGTTCAAGAAGCGACGAATTATTGTCTGACGCGTTTCGAACGGAATTTCACATAAAATTCCTATGGGGCAGTCGCGGTGCCACCGTGGCTCCCGAAGAGAGGCACTTGAAGTTTACCCAGGTGTTAGACGCCATGTTCGATAAATGCTCGACGAGCGAAGTAGCGGCCTAA
- the LOC100881181 gene encoding breast cancer anti-estrogen resistance protein 3 homolog isoform X1 has translation MIVSDKDRAQKSTGMRIAWSFRFPSMGTLQNLGASGRRRKKNGISSSASCKDLCQKRHTVHLQPEVIIQKEPSLLVTPPSPDQSSEEIRRLSEAKTDETEEEEVVDRREDLDSCLGEPVAKRVDDNDYSNLPMDPPEESTRKLLERELRLLDPRDLRSHAWYHGSTLRGGRKGAEAEVPNDGDFLVRDCASQPGNYVLTVRWKGQPLHFVINRVVIQPETVYERAQYQFEDEAFDTVADLITFYVGSGRPISQASGARIITPKPRSVPLTCVPAAPNNQHCSSPSSSSLSTGSPPRLPRKQQRSHSLTAQHHPSDQHDARSASNQQTPAPHVPVQSSTLPRVPPIQNQPPSCSLSLGRQKITRVTSDPALQQQQQPVLQQPSLNHQNSHGTAPPKPPRVPYVLNHQHHPHHHHHHHHHHHQGYQASGSDSGNGSGDSEFETNNSGGTSNPSSSVAIKGVVIRSHYNTSNDGTNGNNGNEYELSAEEQLVVAAPSLEITTALDIEGFTTLLLPAGEHRPLDPTALRGVSGMLHDSAPRVLASHLTKIDLEIALQPGPGNRNGLSGIELATLPHGRQARIDLIERSECLKLLVAVTVLAGATAIERAATISKWIKVAIDTKTALGNLYGFCGVMLGLCLPQIQRLANTWHLLRQKHTDEAFSFEAKLRPTLRAMNECTNPQAPNTTLPHLLPIALLGERGPEDILGTVTPSGLAAAILSPWENSAPDCGLSIVWSHLESARKMAENLPLFRRNAEIVLEGSRSDELLSDAFRTEFHIKFLWGSRGATVAPEERHLKFTQVLDAMFDKCSTSEVAA, from the exons ATGATCGTGAGCGACAAGGATCGCGCGCAGAAAAGTACCGGCATGC GCATAGCATGGAGCTTCCGGTTTCCATCTATGGGCACCCTGCAAAATCTAGGCGCCAGTGGTCGTCGTCGGAAGAAGAACGGCATATCCTCTTCGGCATCTTGTAAGGATCTCTGTCAGAAACGACACACGGTCCACCTACAGCCGGAAGTTATTATTCAGAAGGAACCCTCTCTACTCGTTACCCCTCCATCACCGGATCAATCCAGCGAGGAAATTAGAAG ATTGTCGGAGGCGAAAACCGACGAGACGGAAGAGGAAGAGGTGGTGGACAGAAGGGAGGACCTGGACTCCTGTTTGGGCGAACCCGTTGCCAAAAGGGTTGACGACAACGACTACTCGAATCTACCCATG GATCCGCCAGAGGAGTCGACACGCAAGCTTCTGGAGCGGGAACTTCGACTTCTGGATCCTAGAGATCTTCGATCTCACGCCTGGTATCATGGCAGTACTCTTCGTGGCGGTAGGAAAGGCGCTGAAGCGGAAGTGCCGAACGACGGTGACTTCTTGGTCCGCGACTGTGCTTCGCAACCCGGTAACTATGTGCTCACGGTCCGATGGAAGGGTCAGCCCCTTCATTTCGTCATAAACAGG GTAGTGATCCAACCAGAAACCGTGTACGAGAGAGCGCAGTACCAGTTCGAGGACGAAGCGTTCGACACGGTCGCGGACCTGATAACCTTCTACGTGGGTAGCGGAAGACCCATAAGCCAAGCTAGCGGTGCTCGTATAATCACCCCGAAACCAAGATCTGTTCCCTTAACCTGCGTGCCAGCTGCCCCCAACAACCAGCACTGTTCCAGTCCTTCCTCCTCGTCCCTATCAACCGGATCCCCCCCTCGTCTACCTCGAAAACAGCAGCGAAGTCACTCGCTGACGGCCCAACATCACCCCTCGGACCAACACGATGCTCGTTCAGCGTCGAACCAACAGACCCCAGCTCCCCACGTGCCGGTCCAGTCGAGCACCCTGCCACGCGTCCCTCCGATCCAGAACCAACCACCTTCGTGTTCCCTGTCCCTGGGTCGTCAGAAAATCACCAGGGTGACATCAGACCCGGCGCttcaacaacagcaacagccgGTACTTCAGCAACCTAGTCTGAATCATCAAAACTCCCATGGAACAGCTCCGCCGAAACCGCCGAGGGTGCCGTACGTCCTCAACCATCAACATCATCCGCATCATCACCACCATcatcaccatcaccatcatcagGGTTACCAAGCGTCAGGCAGCGACAGTGGGAACGGATCAGGGGACAGTGAGTTCGAGACGAACAACTCCGGAGGCACCAGCAACCCGTCCTCCTCGGTAGCCATCAAGGGTGTCGTGATTAGAAGCCATTACAATACCAGCAACGATGGTACCAACGGAAACAACGGGAACGAGTACGAATTATCGGCCGAGGAACAATTAGTCGTGGCCGCGCCGTCGCTGGAGATTACCACTGCCCTGGACATCGAAGGGTTCACCACGTTGTTGCTACCAGCAGGGGAGCACAGACCTCTGGATCCGACTGCTCTCAGAGGAGTGTCAGGGATGCTGCACGATTCTGCTCCCAGAGTGCTAGCCTCGCACTTGACCAAGATCGACCTTGAGATAGCTCTTCAGCCTGGTCCAGGAAACCGAAACGGTCTCAGCGGAATAGAGTTAGCTACTTTACCTCATGGTAGACAAGCCAGAATAGATCTGATCGAACGATCCGAGTGCTTAAAGCTTCTCGTAGCTGTGACCGTGCTGGCCGGAGCCACTGCCATCGAGAGAGCTGCCACCATCAGCAAGTGGATCAAGGTTGCCATCGACACCAAGACTGCCCTGGGCAATCTGTACGGCTTCTGCGGAGTGATGCTCGGTTTGTGTCTGCCTCAGATCCAAAGGTTGGCTAACACGTGGCACCTGTTGAGGCAGAAGCACACGGACGAGGCCTTCAGCTTCGAGGCCAAGCTCAGACCCACCCTCCGGGCAATGAACGAGTGCACCAACCCTCAGGCACCCAATACGACACTGCCACACCTGCTGCCTATCGCTTTGCTCGGTGAACGAGGTCCCGAGGACATTTTGG GAACCGTAACTCCATCGGGTTTGGCAGCAGCGATCCTGTCCCCGTGGGAAAACTCAGCGCCAGATTGTGGTTTATCCATAGTGTGGTCGCACTTGGAATCTGCTCGCAAGATGGCAGAGAACCTGCCACTGTTTCGTAGGAACGCGGAGATCGTGCTGGAAGGTTCAAGAAGCGACGAATTATTGTCTGACGCGTTTCGAACGGAATTTCACATAAAATTCCTATGGGGCAGTCGCGGTGCCACCGTGGCTCCCGAAGAGAGGCACTTGAAGTTTACCCAGGTGTTAGACGCCATGTTCGATAAATGCTCGACGAGCGAAGTAGCGGCCTAA
- the LOC100881181 gene encoding breast cancer anti-estrogen resistance protein 3 homolog isoform X3 — MGTLQNLGASGRRRKKNGISSSASCKDLCQKRHTVHLQPEVIIQKEPSLLVTPPSPDQSSEEIRRLSEAKTDETEEEEVVDRREDLDSCLGEPVAKRVDDNDYSNLPMDPPEESTRKLLERELRLLDPRDLRSHAWYHGSTLRGGRKGAEAEVPNDGDFLVRDCASQPGNYVLTVRWKGQPLHFVINRVVIQPETVYERAQYQFEDEAFDTVADLITFYVGSGRPISQASGARIITPKPRSVPLTCVPAAPNNQHCSSPSSSSLSTGSPPRLPRKQQRSHSLTAQHHPSDQHDARSASNQQTPAPHVPVQSSTLPRVPPIQNQPPSCSLSLGRQKITRVTSDPALQQQQQPVLQQPSLNHQNSHGTAPPKPPRVPYVLNHQHHPHHHHHHHHHHHQGYQASGSDSGNGSGDSEFETNNSGGTSNPSSSVAIKGVVIRSHYNTSNDGTNGNNGNEYELSAEEQLVVAAPSLEITTALDIEGFTTLLLPAGEHRPLDPTALRGVSGMLHDSAPRVLASHLTKIDLEIALQPGPGNRNGLSGIELATLPHGRQARIDLIERSECLKLLVAVTVLAGATAIERAATISKWIKVAIDTKTALGNLYGFCGVMLGLCLPQIQRLANTWHLLRQKHTDEAFSFEAKLRPTLRAMNECTNPQAPNTTLPHLLPIALLGERGPEDILGTVTPSGLAAAILSPWENSAPDCGLSIVWSHLESARKMAENLPLFRRNAEIVLEGSRSDELLSDAFRTEFHIKFLWGSRGATVAPEERHLKFTQVLDAMFDKCSTSEVAA; from the exons ATGGGCACCCTGCAAAATCTAGGCGCCAGTGGTCGTCGTCGGAAGAAGAACGGCATATCCTCTTCGGCATCTTGTAAGGATCTCTGTCAGAAACGACACACGGTCCACCTACAGCCGGAAGTTATTATTCAGAAGGAACCCTCTCTACTCGTTACCCCTCCATCACCGGATCAATCCAGCGAGGAAATTAGAAG ATTGTCGGAGGCGAAAACCGACGAGACGGAAGAGGAAGAGGTGGTGGACAGAAGGGAGGACCTGGACTCCTGTTTGGGCGAACCCGTTGCCAAAAGGGTTGACGACAACGACTACTCGAATCTACCCATG GATCCGCCAGAGGAGTCGACACGCAAGCTTCTGGAGCGGGAACTTCGACTTCTGGATCCTAGAGATCTTCGATCTCACGCCTGGTATCATGGCAGTACTCTTCGTGGCGGTAGGAAAGGCGCTGAAGCGGAAGTGCCGAACGACGGTGACTTCTTGGTCCGCGACTGTGCTTCGCAACCCGGTAACTATGTGCTCACGGTCCGATGGAAGGGTCAGCCCCTTCATTTCGTCATAAACAGG GTAGTGATCCAACCAGAAACCGTGTACGAGAGAGCGCAGTACCAGTTCGAGGACGAAGCGTTCGACACGGTCGCGGACCTGATAACCTTCTACGTGGGTAGCGGAAGACCCATAAGCCAAGCTAGCGGTGCTCGTATAATCACCCCGAAACCAAGATCTGTTCCCTTAACCTGCGTGCCAGCTGCCCCCAACAACCAGCACTGTTCCAGTCCTTCCTCCTCGTCCCTATCAACCGGATCCCCCCCTCGTCTACCTCGAAAACAGCAGCGAAGTCACTCGCTGACGGCCCAACATCACCCCTCGGACCAACACGATGCTCGTTCAGCGTCGAACCAACAGACCCCAGCTCCCCACGTGCCGGTCCAGTCGAGCACCCTGCCACGCGTCCCTCCGATCCAGAACCAACCACCTTCGTGTTCCCTGTCCCTGGGTCGTCAGAAAATCACCAGGGTGACATCAGACCCGGCGCttcaacaacagcaacagccgGTACTTCAGCAACCTAGTCTGAATCATCAAAACTCCCATGGAACAGCTCCGCCGAAACCGCCGAGGGTGCCGTACGTCCTCAACCATCAACATCATCCGCATCATCACCACCATcatcaccatcaccatcatcagGGTTACCAAGCGTCAGGCAGCGACAGTGGGAACGGATCAGGGGACAGTGAGTTCGAGACGAACAACTCCGGAGGCACCAGCAACCCGTCCTCCTCGGTAGCCATCAAGGGTGTCGTGATTAGAAGCCATTACAATACCAGCAACGATGGTACCAACGGAAACAACGGGAACGAGTACGAATTATCGGCCGAGGAACAATTAGTCGTGGCCGCGCCGTCGCTGGAGATTACCACTGCCCTGGACATCGAAGGGTTCACCACGTTGTTGCTACCAGCAGGGGAGCACAGACCTCTGGATCCGACTGCTCTCAGAGGAGTGTCAGGGATGCTGCACGATTCTGCTCCCAGAGTGCTAGCCTCGCACTTGACCAAGATCGACCTTGAGATAGCTCTTCAGCCTGGTCCAGGAAACCGAAACGGTCTCAGCGGAATAGAGTTAGCTACTTTACCTCATGGTAGACAAGCCAGAATAGATCTGATCGAACGATCCGAGTGCTTAAAGCTTCTCGTAGCTGTGACCGTGCTGGCCGGAGCCACTGCCATCGAGAGAGCTGCCACCATCAGCAAGTGGATCAAGGTTGCCATCGACACCAAGACTGCCCTGGGCAATCTGTACGGCTTCTGCGGAGTGATGCTCGGTTTGTGTCTGCCTCAGATCCAAAGGTTGGCTAACACGTGGCACCTGTTGAGGCAGAAGCACACGGACGAGGCCTTCAGCTTCGAGGCCAAGCTCAGACCCACCCTCCGGGCAATGAACGAGTGCACCAACCCTCAGGCACCCAATACGACACTGCCACACCTGCTGCCTATCGCTTTGCTCGGTGAACGAGGTCCCGAGGACATTTTGG GAACCGTAACTCCATCGGGTTTGGCAGCAGCGATCCTGTCCCCGTGGGAAAACTCAGCGCCAGATTGTGGTTTATCCATAGTGTGGTCGCACTTGGAATCTGCTCGCAAGATGGCAGAGAACCTGCCACTGTTTCGTAGGAACGCGGAGATCGTGCTGGAAGGTTCAAGAAGCGACGAATTATTGTCTGACGCGTTTCGAACGGAATTTCACATAAAATTCCTATGGGGCAGTCGCGGTGCCACCGTGGCTCCCGAAGAGAGGCACTTGAAGTTTACCCAGGTGTTAGACGCCATGTTCGATAAATGCTCGACGAGCGAAGTAGCGGCCTAA
- the LOC100877074 gene encoding endoribonuclease LACTB2, translated as MNPLTKLPLIARLSKNVIRILGCNEGPMTLQGTNTYLVGTGTRRILIDAGEEKTAEEYIKVLKEVLDEEKATIAHLIVTHWHADHLGGVNSIQNFLKATNADGSASIVWKLPRSLEDKGKITKEETSTEWQPLKDKQIMEVEGAKLRIEHTPGHSSDHASLLLEDERVLFSGDCILGERTAIFEDLYDYILSLKKIMSMNPKLIYPGHGPVITDPVSAINHYIEHRQKRELEILGILQENTKDNTMSEMDIVKHIYTDTSQIMWKAAAYNVERHLDKLLKEGKVKGEKGKWQSI; from the exons atgaaTCCTCTTACCAAACTACCTCTAATAGCAAGATTATCTAAAAATGTAATACGCATTTTAGGATGCAATGAAGGGCCTATGACATTGCAAGGTACAAACACATATCTTGTAGGAACAGGAACTAG GCGTATATTAATTGATGCAGGCGAAGAAAAAACTGCAGAAGAGTACATAAAAGTATTGAAAGAGGTATTAGATGAGGAGAAAGCTACAATCGCTCATTTGATAGTCACACATTGGCATGCTGACCATCTAGGAGGTGTTAActctattcaaaatttcttgaaGGCAACTAATGCTGATGGATCAGCTAGTATAGTTTGGAAGTTGCCTAGGTCACTGGAAGATAAAGGCAAAATAACTAAGGAAGAAACATCAACTGAATGGCAACCATTAAAGGATAAACAAATAATGGAAGTTGAAGGAGCTAAACTTCGCATTGAACATACACCAGGGCATTCTAGTGATCATGCTTCCCTTTTATTGGAAGATGAACGAGTATTATTTAGCGGAGATTGCATTCTTGGTGAAAGGACtgcaatttttgaagatttatatgATTATATATTGTCATTGAAAAAAATAATGTCGATGAATCCAAAACTGATATATCCAGGTCATGGACCGGTTATAACAGATCCAGTGTCTGCAATTAACCATTATATTGAACATAGGCAGAaaagagaattagaaattttaggaattttacagGAAAACACAAAAGATAACACAATGTCTGAAATGGATATTGTAAAACATATATACACG GATACTTCACAAATCATGTGGAAAGCAGCAGCCTACAATGTGGAACGTCACCTCGATAAATTGTTAAAAGAAGGCAAAGTGAAAGGTGAAAAAGGAAAATGGCAAAGTATATGA